Part of the Microbacterium immunditiarum genome is shown below.
TCCGTCACGATCTGGGACGCGCCGTACTGCGTCATGAAGCCGGACGGGAACTCTGCCGTGCCGAGGTAGTAGTTCGCGAGGTCCTGGGGGTCGGTGATCTCCTCGGGCTTGCGGGCCATGAGCGACGACCACTCGCGGTCGAAGTCGATGAGCTGCTGCGCGACGGGCTGGCGCTCGGCTGAGTACGTCTCGAGGAGCGACTCGGGGCTGAGCCCGGTGAGCACGTACCCGAGCTTCCAGCCGATGTTGAAGCCGTCCTGCATCGACACGTTCATGCCCTGCCCCGCCTTGGCGGAGTGCGTGTGGCACGCGTCTCCGGTGAGGAACACGCGCGGCGAGCGGCCGTCGTCGCCGTCGTCGAAGCGGTCGGTGACGCGGTGACCGACCTCGTACACGCTGTGCCACGCGATGCTTCGCACATCGATCGTGTACGGGTGCAGGATCTCGTTCGCGCGGCGGATGATCTCTTCGATCGGGGTCTGCCGCACGCGGTGGTTGTCGTCTTCGGGAACCTCGCCGAGGTCGACGTACACACGGCAGAGGTATCCGCCCTCGCGCGGGATGAGGAGGATGTTGCCCGCCGCCGAGTTGATCGCGCACTTGGTGCGCCAGTCGGGGAAGTCGGTGTTGACCAGGACGTCCATGACGCCCCACGCGTGCGCCGAGACGCGGCCGACGTGCTTGCGGCCGATCGCGTCGCGGACGCGGCTTCGGGCGCCGTCACATCCGACGACGTACTTCGCACGGATCGTGCGCTCCTCGCCCTCGCGTGCGCCGGCGACGTGGCGCACGCGCACCTCGACGGGGTACTCGCCCTCGCCGTGCACCGTGAGTCCGACGAACTCGACGCCGTAGTCGGGGGTGATCCGGCCGGGACCGAACGCGGCGGCCTCGGCGAAGTAGTCGAGCACGCGCGCCTGGTTCACGATGAGGTGGGGGAACTCGCTGATCTTGAGCCCGTAGTCCTCGGTGCGCGTCGTGCGGATGATGTCACGCGGATTCTCGGGGTCGGGCCCCCAGAAGTTCATGAAGGCGATGTTGTACGCCTCGGCGATGATCCGCTCGGCGAAGCCGAACGCCTGGAACGTCTCGACGCTGCGCGGCTGGATGCCGTCGGCCTGCCCCAGCACGAGCCGCCCGTCGCGCCGCTCGATGACGCGTGTGGTGATCTGCGGGAACTGCGACATCTGCGCCGCCAGCAGCATGCCGGCGGGGCCGGATCCGACGATCAGCACATCCGTCTCATCGGGCAGCTCTGCCGGACGGTCGATGCCCGTCCCGGTTGCGGGCTGCACGCGCGGCTCTCCCGAGACGTATCCGTGGTGGTGGAACTGCATCGGATTCTCCTCAGCGTCGAGGTCTTGTGAACGGCGGCAACGTGTTCTATATTCGAACGCGAAGTTCTACTATTGAACAGATCGTATACGAAGCGGATGCCCCCGCGCAACGCCCTCGGCGCGCACGCGCGCCGGGCACACCCCGTCGGGATCGCTCGAACGACGGGCTGGCTGGCGGGGCGGTCGTGATTCGGGCGATCTCGACGGGTCCGGCGCGAACGGGGAGCGGCACATGGGCGGATCGAACGGACAGGTGTCGGCGTCGCAGACGCTGAGCCGCGGCATCCGGATCCTCGAGATCCTCGCCGACGCCCGCGGCCCGCTCTCGATCGACGACCTCGCCGCGCGGCTCGGCGTGCACCGCTCGATCGCCTATCGGCTCGTGCGCACGCTCGAGGACCACGGCGTCGTCGCGCGCGACGCGTCCGGGCGGGTGCAGCTCGGCGCACGCATGGCGGCGCTCGCGGCGGGCGTGGCCCACGATCTGCAGGCCGAGGCTCTCCCCGAGCTCACGGCCGTGGCGAACGAGCTCGGCATGACGTGCTTCCTCGCGGTGCTCGACCGCGACGAGTGCATCACGCTCGCGAGCGTCGAGCCGCGGCACGCGGTCGCGTCGGTCGCGCAGCGTCCCGGCGCGCGACATTCGATCCTCGTGGGTGCGCCGAGCAAGGCGATCCTGTCGACGCTGCCCGAGTCGGAGTGGCCCGTCGAGGTGCCGCCCGGCCTGCGGGCCGAGATCGCGCAGGCGGCCGAACGCGGCTACGCGACGAGCCACGACGAGGTCATCCCGACCGTGCAGGCGGTGTCGGTGCCGCTGCGGCTGCGCTCGCACCGCCCTGCGGCGATCGCCGTCGTGCATGTGGCGGGACCCACAGACCCCGCGTCGATCGCCCAGCGCCTGTCGCGGTCGGCCGCCGCGATCCGGGAGGCGCTGGGCGGCTGATCCGGGCGGCGGGCGCCCGATCCGGGCGGCGGGCGCCCGATCCGGGCGCGGGGCGGCGGATGCCCGGCGTGCAGAACTCCGGACATCTGGGCGCCCCGCCCGCGCACGCCCGCGGATTCGCGCGGCGCCCTCACCGGGGACCCTCGATTTCTGTGGAGTTCTGCACGCGCGAACCGCGCTCCGGCGCCGTCCTATACTCGTACCCGTCCGGCGAGGCGCAGCCGCCCGCCGGTGCTCGAAAAATGGGCACGCAGCCGCCCTGCGGGGTGCGCGAGACACATACGGCCTCACATCCGTCCTTGTCTCGAGGAGTCTCCGCATGCCCACTGTCTCCGCCCACGTCGCTCACACGCTCGCCCGCCACGTCTCCGAGGTCTTCGGGGTCATGGGCAACGGCAACGCGTACTTCCTCGACGCGCTCGAGCGCTCGACCGACGTGT
Proteins encoded:
- a CDS encoding FAD-dependent monooxygenase, translated to MQFHHHGYVSGEPRVQPATGTGIDRPAELPDETDVLIVGSGPAGMLLAAQMSQFPQITTRVIERRDGRLVLGQADGIQPRSVETFQAFGFAERIIAEAYNIAFMNFWGPDPENPRDIIRTTRTEDYGLKISEFPHLIVNQARVLDYFAEAAAFGPGRITPDYGVEFVGLTVHGEGEYPVEVRVRHVAGAREGEERTIRAKYVVGCDGARSRVRDAIGRKHVGRVSAHAWGVMDVLVNTDFPDWRTKCAINSAAGNILLIPREGGYLCRVYVDLGEVPEDDNHRVRQTPIEEIIRRANEILHPYTIDVRSIAWHSVYEVGHRVTDRFDDGDDGRSPRVFLTGDACHTHSAKAGQGMNVSMQDGFNIGWKLGYVLTGLSPESLLETYSAERQPVAQQLIDFDREWSSLMARKPEEITDPQDLANYYLGTAEFPSGFMTQYGASQIVTDAAHQALAEGFPLGKRFKSAEVVRVCDGNAIHLGHHAKADGRWRVYAFADAAAPGEASALADWAEWIASPESPVRKHTPAGADVDAVFDVKVVYQQKFEDVDLGRVPEVFLPKTGPFGLTDWEKVYASGPSAWTDVDIFAERGISRDGAVVVVRPDQYVAAVLPLTATSELAEFFAGVFVPAAASRASTDETRSEAVRA
- a CDS encoding IclR family transcriptional regulator is translated as MGGSNGQVSASQTLSRGIRILEILADARGPLSIDDLAARLGVHRSIAYRLVRTLEDHGVVARDASGRVQLGARMAALAAGVAHDLQAEALPELTAVANELGMTCFLAVLDRDECITLASVEPRHAVASVAQRPGARHSILVGAPSKAILSTLPESEWPVEVPPGLRAEIAQAAERGYATSHDEVIPTVQAVSVPLRLRSHRPAAIAVVHVAGPTDPASIAQRLSRSAAAIREALGG